The Campylobacter concisus genome has a window encoding:
- the rpsI gene encoding 30S ribosomal protein S9 — MAKVYATGKRKTAVAKVWIKAGSGKIVVNGMDLNTWLGGHEAIKLKVIQPLLVTKQESLIDVVATTLGGGYSAQAEALRHGISRALADMDADFRAALKPKGLLTRDSRVVERKKFGRRKARRSPQFSKR, encoded by the coding sequence ATGGCAAAAGTTTATGCAACTGGTAAAAGAAAAACTGCCGTAGCAAAGGTTTGGATAAAAGCTGGAAGCGGTAAAATCGTAGTAAATGGTATGGATCTTAATACTTGGCTTGGTGGACATGAAGCTATAAAGCTTAAAGTAATTCAGCCACTTCTAGTTACTAAACAAGAGAGTTTAATAGATGTAGTAGCTACAACTTTAGGTGGTGGTTATTCAGCACAAGCAGAGGCTTTGAGACACGGTATTTCACGTGCTTTAGCTGACATGGATGCTGATTTTAGAGCAGCGCTTAAACCAAAAGGCTTGCTAACTAGAGATTCTCGTGTTGTTGAACGTAAGAAATTTGGTAGAAGAAAGGCTAGAAGAAGCCCACAATTCTCTAAACGTTAA